GAAAGATAGCAAATTTTCCAAATCCAGTAGGTTTAAAAACGGCGAAAGGAACCCCCGAATGATTTTTAGAAAACTCAATAGTTTCTAAGGTTTTGCTCAAGGTGTCATCAAAAGAACTTTCTTCGGCTTTTCCTTCTACCGAATAATCTAAAACAGAACTTACCCCTTTTTCGTACATATTTTCAATGACTTTCTCACAATCTTGTTGAGAGATTCCTCCACAGAATTGGTTGAAAACAGTTTTTTTGATAAGCCATTCTACAGGTAAGTACATTTTGAGCGAAAAATTAGTCAAAGCAGTTCCTATACTAATCAAGGTATTGTTTCCCATAAAACGGAAAAGCCAGTATGCCCTGCCCAATTCAAAATTATTTTTTAAAGAAAAAGCCGTTTTAGTGTCATTAAAAATCGATTTCATAAAAAAGTCTTTTTGGGTGATAATTATCAGTAATGTGTTTTTTAAAGCAGACAAATATACATTAGTTTTGGTACGATTTCAATTTTTTATGATTATTTTTACCCAATCAAATAAATTGCTTCACATTAATATTATTATAGATATGGTATTACAGAGTATTCCTGCAGATAGTTATCAAATACATTTTAACGAAAAAGGGTTTGATTTTTTAAATGAATTGCTGAAAGAAAAAAAATATTCTAAAGTTTTTATTCTGACCGATAGCAACACCAATGCCTATTGTTTACCAGTGTTGCTTGCTGATATAGTTGGTGATTATCCTTTTGAAATCATTGAAATAGAGGCGGGAGAGGAGTATAAAAATTTGGAAACTTGTCAGCAAGTTTGGATGACACTTTCCGATTTGGGGGGTGACAGAAAAAGTGTTTTGCTTAATTTAGGAGGAGGAGTGGTTACTGATTTGGGCGGATTTGTAGCTGCAACCTATATGAGAGGTATTGATTTTGTGAATATACCTACTTCGTTATTAGCTATGGTTGATGCTTCGGTAGGTGGAAAAACAGGAGTAGATTTAGGAAATTTAAAAAATCAAATAGGGGTGATTAGTAATCCTTTAGGGGTGATTATTGATAGCCGTTTTTTAGCGACGCTTCCCGCTCAAGAATTACGCAGTGGTATGGCAGAAATGTTTAAACACGGGCTTATTCACTCTGTTTCATATTGGGAAAAGATGAGAAACTTGAAAGATTTGGATATTTCAGATTTGGATAGCCTAATTTACGATTCTGTCATCATCAAAAACAATATTGTAAAACAAGACCCTACCGAAAAGGGACTGCGTAAAACCTTGAACTTTGGGCATACTTTAGGTCACGCCATAGAATCTTATTTTTTATCTGCTCCTCATAGAGAACGACTATTACACGGCGAGGCAATAGCCATTGGTATGGTACTGGCGGCTTACTTGTCCTATAGAGTTTGTGGTTTGTCAAGAGCCACTCTCGAAGAAGTTAAACTAGTATTAGAAGAATATTTTCCTAAAATAAATATTCATAATCAAGAGATTACAGAGATATTGAATTTATTAAGATTTGACAAGAAAAACTCACACGGAAAAGTTAATTTCGTGCTTTTACAAACAGTAGCAACCCCTAAGATAGATTGTAATGTAGAAGAAAACGTAGTGTTAGATGCTTTTGAGTACTACAATAGGTAGTTATTTAGAATAACTATAAAATAGAGTTCAAGCAGGCTTTTTTAACAGTTCAGTAATTTTAAGTGTGGGATTGGTTTAATTTCTTAAAAAAATATATTGTGACTAATTTATTGATGTGTATTTGTTAAATATGTTGCTTTTTTCTCAATTGATAGTAGTAATTTCACATCTTTCTCTTTTCTCGTAATACTTTAAAAAAAGATTTTTTGGTTTTTTATTAACTGAATATGTTATACATTTGTAAATGTAAATTTAACGAAGGACAAACTATGTGTTTGTATTATTGCCGCGTTAGTTTGTTTTGAAATAATTATTAACTAATTCATTTTATTATTCTTATGATAGATTTGCTAAGTAGATCTAACAGCAAGGGCAAATTGGGTAAATTTTTACTTATAGCTCTTGCGTGCGGACTTTGGGCAGATGCTGTTTATGCCAAGGCAGAGATAACATCGGTCAGAGAAGTTGTAGAGCAACAAACCAAAAAAGTAAGCGGTACGGTAACCGATGAGTCTGGACAGCCCTTGCCAGGTGTGAGTGTTTTTATTAAAGGAACTCAGCGAGGGATTACTACTGACTTTGATGGCAACTACCAGATTCAAGCTTCACAAGGAGAAATGCTTGTTTTCAGTTATGTAGGGTTTGTTACTCAAGAAAAAATTGTTTCTAGCACTGGAAACGAACTCGTAATTAATATTTCATTAAAAGAAGAAACACAGCAATTAGAACAAGTAGTAGTAACTGCTTTAGGTATTAAACGCCAAGAAAAAGCACTGAGTTATAATGTTCAACAAGTAAAGTCAGAAGAACTTACTCGTGTAAAAGATGCTAACTTTGTTAATAGCCTTAACGGAAAAGTGGCTGGGGTAAATATTCAAAAAAGTTCTTCGGGAGTAGGGGGGCAAACTAAGGTGGTGATGCGAGGAGCAAAATCCATTTTAGGAGGAAATAATGTTCTTTATGTCATTGATGGTGTTCCAATGGGGGAAAATACCAACAGGGAGCGTGGTGATCAAAAGTTTGGAACTCCAGCTTCTTCTGAAGGAATTGCGGATTTCAACTCTGAAGATATTGAAAGTATTTCTGTACTTACGGGACCTTCGGCAGCTGCTTTGTATGGTGCTGCAGCCGCTAACGGTGTTATTCTGATTAACACTAAAAAAGGAAAAGAAGGAAAAATGAAAGTAAATCTTTCTTCTTCAGTAGAGTTTTCTAATCCATTGATTTTGCCTGAATTTCAGAATACATACGGAACAAGCGATTTGTTTTTCTCTTGGGGTGATAAATTAGATACTCCTTCTTCTCTTGATCCTAAGAAATTTTTTAATGTAGGAACAACTTACAATAACGCTCTGAATTTCTCTGTAGGAAATAAGCAAAATCAAACTTTTGTTTCTGCTGCTTCTATTACTTCAGAAGGAATCGTTTCCAACAATCAGTACAGAAGACACAATGTGCTTATTCGTAATACCTCTTCTTTTTTAGATGATAAATTAGAGTTAGATGTATCAGCGAGCTATGTTCGTCAATTTGAGAAAAATATGATTTCATTTGGAGAATATTTTAACCCAATAGTGGGTGTGTATTTATTCCCTAGAGGAGAAAATTTTGACTGGATGAAATCATTCGAATTGTACGATATGGAAAAAGGGTACAACGCTATTCAGAATCGTATCCCTGGAGATCTGGGAAAAGATATTCAAAATCCTTATTGGATAATGTATAGGAATGTTCGTCCTAAAGTTAGAGATCGTTATATGTTCTCAGGACAATTGAAGTATAATATATTTAAGAACCTAAATATAGCTGGGCGTGTACGTTTGGACAATACGTATTCAAAATCAGAAGACAAACGATACGCAGGTACTTTGGGAGCTTTTGCCAAAGAGAAAGGGCGTTATGCATATTCACAAGGAACATTTAAGCAAAAATATGCAGACTTGATAATGAATTACAACACAAGTTTTGCAGATGATTTTAACTTGGTTGTAAATGCGGGTACTTCATTTGAGGATTACGATAATAAGGGTAAATCATATAGAGGTGAAATAAAACATATTGCTAATAAATTCTTCATTTCTAATACTGATGCAAGTACCGCAGTAGTTTCCGATGAAGGAGGAAATGATAGACGTAGAAACATTGCTGTTTTTGCATCTGCAGAATTAGGTTGGAAATCAGCTCTTTATTTAACGCTTACAGGGCGTAATGATTGGGCTTCTCAATTGGTAAATAGTGATGAAGAAAGCATTTTCTATCCATCAGTAGGTGTTTCTGCTGTCATTACAGAGTTACTGTCTCCTGAAACTAAAAATAAATTGTATCCATACTTAGGTTTTGCTAAAATTAGAGCTTCATTTACAGAGGTTGGTTCTCCTATAAGCGTAACAGGGATTACTCCAGGAACAATAACTAAAAAAATTGAAGGAGGAAGTATAAAGGCAAATGATTTTTATCCTTTAACAGCACCTTTGAAAGCTGAAAGGACTCGCTCTTTTGAAGTAGGGATTAGTACTAAATGGTTAAAAAATAGACTTTCTTTAGATGTAACAGCTTATAAATCCAACACTTATAATCAGTTATTATTAGCTGGATTACCAAAAAGTTCTGGATATCAGACAATGTACGTCCAAGCAGGAAATGTAGAAAACAAAGGTTTAGAGGTTGCTTTAGGGTATAACCAAGAAGTAGCAGATTTCAATTTTGGTACAAGTTTGACAGCTACAGCAAACCAAAATAAAATCATTCGATTGGCTTCAGGAATACCTAATCCATTTGATGCATCATCTCCTATTGATATAAAAGAAATGACAGTAGGTAATTTCTACTTGAGAGAAGGAGGTAGTATTGGGGATATTTATGCAAATAATTGGATTAAAAGAGATAAATATGGATTGGTTGATATTTCCAGTGGAACAATTGCTACTGAAGCAACTGAGCCTTATATGCTAGGTTCTGTAAATCCTGATTGGCTATTGGGTTGGCAAGGAAACTTAGGATATAAAAATTTATCTTTAAACTTTTTATTTAAAGCTAGATTGGGTGGAGTTGTTGTGTCAAAAACCCAGCAAATTTTAGATTATTATGGAGTTTCAAAGGCGAGTGCTGATGCACGTGATTTGGGATATGCTCAATTAGGAAGTTTTAAAGTGAACCCAAGAGCTTATTACAATGCAATCAATGCTTTAGATGCTTATTATACCTATTCAGCAACAAATGTTCGCTTACAAGAAGTGAGCCTTACATATAGTTTCCCTAAACAAGCATTAGGAAAGACGTTTTCTGATTTGAGCATTTCATTGATAGGGAATAATTTATGGATGATTTATAACAAAGCCCCTTTCGATCCTGAACTGACTTCGACAACAGGTACATTCGGTCAAGGATATGACTATTTTATGCTTCCAAGTTTAAGAAGCTATGGATTAAGTGTAAAAATCGGATTTTAATTTAATAAAAGTATAAAAATGAAAAGAATAATATTCACATCTTTACTGCTTTCAGTTGCAGTTGGTTGTACATCTGATTTTGAAGAAATAAACACAAATGCTTATGGAGTCACAAAATCTGATGAAGCAAAAGATGGTATTTCATATGGAGCTCCTTTTGTAAGAATGCAACAATTAATAATTCCTATAGGACCTCCTGAAGCGACTACTGGACCAGGTAATGCCTTGCAAAATACAGATTTGATTTCATCGGGTAACTACATTGGTTATTTTGGAAATAATAATAACTGGGGGTTCCGCTTAGAACCTTCTTGGAACCTTGAAAAAGGTAGGATGAATTATGCGTATGAGAATTTTTATTCCAATTTCTTTCAACAATGGGTTGAGGTAAAAAAAGCTCTTGGTGATTCAGAAGTTTTACGTGATAAACAGATCGTTGCATTAGCAGAAATACTAAAGGTAACAGCTTGGCTTAGAGCGACTGATGTGTTTGGTCCTATTCCTTACACTTCAGCAGGAAATGGTGACATTAAACCAAAATTGGACAACCAAAAAGAAGTTTACTATGCAATGCTTTCCGATTTGGAAAAATCATTGGCAGTTATTAGCTCAGGGGGAAATATTCTCTCCTCTTATGATAATGTTTACAATGGAGATTTGTCAAAATGGGCAAAATTTGCTAACTCTTTGATGTTACGAATTGCTGTAAGAATGCATTTTAATGATCCTCAGAAAGCATCTGAATATGTAGCAAAAGCAATTGCAGGAGGTGTAATGACAGATGTCTCTGATGAAGCAAAAATGGGAAGTACCAGCAAAATGAAGCTATTGAATCCAATGATAGCATCAGTAAATGAATATAGTGAAACTCGTATGGGGCTTACTATGTGGTATTATCTTGATGTGTATAAAGACCCAAGAGCCGATAAATATTTCACTAAAGGAACTTATGATGGAGAATCAGGTTTCTTTGCTGTTGTTCCTACATCAAGAAGAGGTAAAAATACAGGTATAGATACTCCAGAATTTGCTTCCAAACCCAATGTGAATGAAAGCTCACCCATTTATTGGTTACGTACTTCAGAAGTATTGTTACTCAAAGCAGAAGCAGCTTTGTATGGATTAGGAGGACTTACTTCGTCAGAAGCTAAGGATTTTTATGAACAAGGGGTAAAAATGTCTTTTATTGAAAATGGACTTTCAATAGCTGATGCAGAAACGTATTTAAAAAGAGAGGCTGAGCATAAGTCAGTTACAGAGAATGAATATGACTATTTTTATTCCTATGATATATCAGAAAACAATGTTTCTCCTAAATGGAACCATATCTCAGGGAATCGTTCATTACAAGAGCAACAGCTTCAAAAAATTATTACTCAAAAATATTTGGCAATGTACCCCAATGCTGTAGAGGCTTGGACAGAGTATAGAAGAACAGGATATCCTCTTATAATGAAGTATGCAGACGAACAGGCACCTAAAAGAATCAACTGCCCTGATTGTTTTGTTCCTGAGCGTTTTAAATATTCTGAAGATGAGTATCTTAAAAATCCTAATTTAACGCAATTACCATCACTTTTGAATGGTGAAGATCAAGGGGGAACGAAACTGTGGTGGGTACGCCCAAATAGGCCACAACAAAAATAAAAAACTAATAAGAAAGTTATATGAAAATACATAAAATATTTTTAGGAACAGCCATTATTGCAGGCTCTATTATGAGCTGTGAAAAGTGGACCGAAACTGAGCGTATTACTTTTGATAATCAGAACGTTGATAAAGTAGTACATTTGATGGAAGCCGAAACAGAAGAAGATTTAAACCCTCACGTAAGAGAATACTATAAAAAGTTACGTGAAGAGTATCGTAATAAACCTCGTGTGAAAGGATTCGGATGGTTCGGAAATTGGTCAGGTAAAGGAGATAATCCTCAAAACTATTTAAGAGCTTTACCTGATAGTGTTGACTTTGTTTCTCTTTGGGGAACGAGAGGTTCTCTTTCTATAGAACAGAAAAAAGATCTTAAATTTTTTCAAGACGTAAAAGGAGGTAAAGCACTTTTATGTTGGATCGTAGAAGATTTGGGGGGACCTTTAACTCCTGTAGGGAAAAATAGAATACAATACTGGGTGAATGAAAAAGGAGGAGGAGTTTTCAATGAAGGGGTAAAAGCCTATGCTAACGCCATTGCAGACACTATAGAGAAATACAACCTTGATGGTTTTGATATTGACTACGAACCTGGTTATGGGCATGATGGTGATTTAGCAAATCAAGAAGATATACAAGGTGATCACCCTATGCAAGTATTTATAGAAACGCTTTCTAATCGTCTTCGTCCTAAGGGTAGAATGCTAGTAATGGACGGAGAACCCTACTTACTTTCAGCAGAAACATCCAAACTAGTTGATCATTATATTTATCAAGCCTATTGGGAAAGCAGCACAAGTTCAGTTATTTATAAGATTGAAAATGAACATTTGCAAGATTGGGAAAGAAAAACAATCATTACTGTTGAGTTCGAGCAGGGTTGGAAACAAGGTGGTGTAAGTGGATATTATAGCGTTAGACCAGAAATTCGAGCGCTTCCAAGTAATGGAGGAGGAAGACAAATATTGGATTATGCTACTTTAGATTTACCAAGCGGAAAGCGTATAGGCGGAATCGGAACATACCATATGGAGTACGATTATGCTAACAAACCACAATATAAGTGGCTACGTAAAGCTTTGTATTATGGTAATCAAAAAATTCCTGGTAATTTTCAATAACATCAATAAATGAGTTTACATATGAAAAAGATAATATGGTGCCTTGGCTTAGTAATGATTTCATCATGCCAAGAAGAATTATACGAGAACGAAACAAAGGATCATTTAACGAAACAAGCTGTGTTCTTAAATACTAATGAGCCTACTATTAAATTCTCGTTAAAAGAAAATGAATCCAAAGAGGTTACAGTTGATATTCGTTCCGTTATACCTGTTAGTTCTGAAAGTCATATTACTGTTATGACTGCCGATAAAACTCAATTGGAACAATACAATAGTAAGTATAACACTGAATATACAGTTTTGCCTGCTTCTATGTACAATGTTTCTAAACAAGTTACAATGAAAAAAGGTGAGCTTGTTGGTAAAATAACTCTTAATGTTAATCAAATTAATTTCTCAGATAAGGAAGCTTATGCTCTTCCTATAAAGATTAGTTCTACAAGTCCCACTTCAGTATCAGGACGCGATAGTGCTATATTAATTATTGAAAAAGAATTAGAGCCTATTGTAACTAAAGTATATCGCTTTGGAGGATATGAAGCAGGTATAAGTAATGCTTTTGGAGCAGATGATATCCCTGTAGCTCAATGGACATTAGAAGCTACAGTTAATCGGTCAGCTTATAATCGAAACAATCGTTCAATAGCAGGAACAAAAACTGCCGATGGGAATCCGAAAAACGAAATTTTTACTCGTTTTGGTGATGTTACCATTGATCCTAATCAGTTACAAATCAAAACAGGGGCTGCTCAAATAGATGTTCCTAAAGAAAAATTAGCCGCTAAACCTAATGAATGGTATTCTTTGGCATTCACATACGACGGTAAAACTACACGAGTTTTTGTTAATGGAGAAGAAGTTGTCTCCCGAGAAATTAGGGATGGGATATATACGTTAAATGGGCTTTGGATAGGTGGGGCCAATGAATTAGTTCGAGAAGTTCGATTCTGGAAAAGAGCCGTTCCTGCTAAGGAGCTAAAAGAAAACTATTGGAAAGTGCTTGATCCTAAAAAAGCAGAAGGATTGCTTTTCTATTATCCAATGAATGGTAAGAAATATGATCACGAAACGGGTGAAATCACAGAAGATGAAAGTAAAATATGGGATTGGTCTTCTAGTAAGGCTCATTTAACAAAACCTAGTAATTCAAATTTTGATGATAATAAGGGTAAGAATTACATTTTCTATCCTCCTAAAAAATAAATGGTTACTCTTTTAAGGAATATATTAAACAGTACAGCTTTCAAAGTTGTACTGTTTTTTTATTTTCGAATGATTTTTTCTTGATTATGTATTTTGCATAGTTTTTTACAGTAATGATTTTTTCATTTTTAAGGTTGAATATGTTCAAAAACAAAAAAAAGACTTTTTTGTTTTTTATTAAGTAAATATATCATATATTTGTGAGTATAAATTTAACGAAATACAGACTATAGTTTATTATTATAACATTAGTTTGTTTTGGAATAATTATTAACTAATTCATTTTATTATTGTTATGATAGATTTGCTAAGTAGATCTAACAGTAAGGGCAAATTAAGTAAATTTTTGCTTATGGCTCTTGTATGTGGGCTTTGGGCAGATGCTATTTATGCCAAGGCAGAGATAACATCAGTCAGAGAAGTTGTAGAGCAACAAACCAAAAAGGTAAGCGGTACGGTAACCGATGAATTTGGACAACCCTTGCCAGGTGTGAGTGTCTTCATTAAAGGGACTCAG
This genomic window from Capnocytophaga canimorsus contains:
- a CDS encoding DUF1735 and LamG domain-containing protein, whose translation is MKKIIWCLGLVMISSCQEELYENETKDHLTKQAVFLNTNEPTIKFSLKENESKEVTVDIRSVIPVSSESHITVMTADKTQLEQYNSKYNTEYTVLPASMYNVSKQVTMKKGELVGKITLNVNQINFSDKEAYALPIKISSTSPTSVSGRDSAILIIEKELEPIVTKVYRFGGYEAGISNAFGADDIPVAQWTLEATVNRSAYNRNNRSIAGTKTADGNPKNEIFTRFGDVTIDPNQLQIKTGAAQIDVPKEKLAAKPNEWYSLAFTYDGKTTRVFVNGEEVVSREIRDGIYTLNGLWIGGANELVREVRFWKRAVPAKELKENYWKVLDPKKAEGLLFYYPMNGKKYDHETGEITEDESKIWDWSSSKAHLTKPSNSNFDDNKGKNYIFYPPKK
- a CDS encoding SusD/RagB family nutrient-binding outer membrane lipoprotein, with product MKRIIFTSLLLSVAVGCTSDFEEINTNAYGVTKSDEAKDGISYGAPFVRMQQLIIPIGPPEATTGPGNALQNTDLISSGNYIGYFGNNNNWGFRLEPSWNLEKGRMNYAYENFYSNFFQQWVEVKKALGDSEVLRDKQIVALAEILKVTAWLRATDVFGPIPYTSAGNGDIKPKLDNQKEVYYAMLSDLEKSLAVISSGGNILSSYDNVYNGDLSKWAKFANSLMLRIAVRMHFNDPQKASEYVAKAIAGGVMTDVSDEAKMGSTSKMKLLNPMIASVNEYSETRMGLTMWYYLDVYKDPRADKYFTKGTYDGESGFFAVVPTSRRGKNTGIDTPEFASKPNVNESSPIYWLRTSEVLLLKAEAALYGLGGLTSSEAKDFYEQGVKMSFIENGLSIADAETYLKREAEHKSVTENEYDYFYSYDISENNVSPKWNHISGNRSLQEQQLQKIITQKYLAMYPNAVEAWTEYRRTGYPLIMKYADEQAPKRINCPDCFVPERFKYSEDEYLKNPNLTQLPSLLNGEDQGGTKLWWVRPNRPQQK
- a CDS encoding SusC/RagA family TonB-linked outer membrane protein; translated protein: MIDLLSRSNSKGKLGKFLLIALACGLWADAVYAKAEITSVREVVEQQTKKVSGTVTDESGQPLPGVSVFIKGTQRGITTDFDGNYQIQASQGEMLVFSYVGFVTQEKIVSSTGNELVINISLKEETQQLEQVVVTALGIKRQEKALSYNVQQVKSEELTRVKDANFVNSLNGKVAGVNIQKSSSGVGGQTKVVMRGAKSILGGNNVLYVIDGVPMGENTNRERGDQKFGTPASSEGIADFNSEDIESISVLTGPSAAALYGAAAANGVILINTKKGKEGKMKVNLSSSVEFSNPLILPEFQNTYGTSDLFFSWGDKLDTPSSLDPKKFFNVGTTYNNALNFSVGNKQNQTFVSAASITSEGIVSNNQYRRHNVLIRNTSSFLDDKLELDVSASYVRQFEKNMISFGEYFNPIVGVYLFPRGENFDWMKSFELYDMEKGYNAIQNRIPGDLGKDIQNPYWIMYRNVRPKVRDRYMFSGQLKYNIFKNLNIAGRVRLDNTYSKSEDKRYAGTLGAFAKEKGRYAYSQGTFKQKYADLIMNYNTSFADDFNLVVNAGTSFEDYDNKGKSYRGEIKHIANKFFISNTDASTAVVSDEGGNDRRRNIAVFASAELGWKSALYLTLTGRNDWASQLVNSDEESIFYPSVGVSAVITELLSPETKNKLYPYLGFAKIRASFTEVGSPISVTGITPGTITKKIEGGSIKANDFYPLTAPLKAERTRSFEVGISTKWLKNRLSLDVTAYKSNTYNQLLLAGLPKSSGYQTMYVQAGNVENKGLEVALGYNQEVADFNFGTSLTATANQNKIIRLASGIPNPFDASSPIDIKEMTVGNFYLREGGSIGDIYANNWIKRDKYGLVDISSGTIATEATEPYMLGSVNPDWLLGWQGNLGYKNLSLNFLFKARLGGVVVSKTQQILDYYGVSKASADARDLGYAQLGSFKVNPRAYYNAINALDAYYTYSATNVRLQEVSLTYSFPKQALGKTFSDLSISLIGNNLWMIYNKAPFDPELTSTTGTFGQGYDYFMLPSLRSYGLSVKIGF
- a CDS encoding endo-beta-N-acetylglucosaminidase family protein; this encodes MKIHKIFLGTAIIAGSIMSCEKWTETERITFDNQNVDKVVHLMEAETEEDLNPHVREYYKKLREEYRNKPRVKGFGWFGNWSGKGDNPQNYLRALPDSVDFVSLWGTRGSLSIEQKKDLKFFQDVKGGKALLCWIVEDLGGPLTPVGKNRIQYWVNEKGGGVFNEGVKAYANAIADTIEKYNLDGFDIDYEPGYGHDGDLANQEDIQGDHPMQVFIETLSNRLRPKGRMLVMDGEPYLLSAETSKLVDHYIYQAYWESSTSSVIYKIENEHLQDWERKTIITVEFEQGWKQGGVSGYYSVRPEIRALPSNGGGRQILDYATLDLPSGKRIGGIGTYHMEYDYANKPQYKWLRKALYYGNQKIPGNFQ
- the aroB gene encoding 3-dehydroquinate synthase, whose amino-acid sequence is MVLQSIPADSYQIHFNEKGFDFLNELLKEKKYSKVFILTDSNTNAYCLPVLLADIVGDYPFEIIEIEAGEEYKNLETCQQVWMTLSDLGGDRKSVLLNLGGGVVTDLGGFVAATYMRGIDFVNIPTSLLAMVDASVGGKTGVDLGNLKNQIGVISNPLGVIIDSRFLATLPAQELRSGMAEMFKHGLIHSVSYWEKMRNLKDLDISDLDSLIYDSVIIKNNIVKQDPTEKGLRKTLNFGHTLGHAIESYFLSAPHRERLLHGEAIAIGMVLAAYLSYRVCGLSRATLEEVKLVLEEYFPKINIHNQEITEILNLLRFDKKNSHGKVNFVLLQTVATPKIDCNVEENVVLDAFEYYNR